CGCGATCCTCGCCAAGCGGCGCGGGGACGTGACGTTGCGGCACCAGTCGCTGTACTACCCGGTCACCGACGCCGGTCAGGACACCGGCAGCTACCGCGAGTTCGCCGACGGCCCGCACCTCACGGCCAAGGCCATGGCCTGGTACTGGGACGCCTACCTGCCCGAGGTGTCCCAGCGCGCCGACGTCACCGTGTCCCCGCTGCGCGCGGGTCCGGAGGACCTCGCCGGACTGCCGGAGGCCTTCGTGGTCGTCGACGAGAACGACGTCCTGCGCGACGAGGGCGAGGCCTACGCGCGCAAGCTCGTCGCGGCCGGCGTGCACACGACCTGCGTCCGCTACAACGGCACCCTCCACGACTTCATGATGCTCAACCCGCTCCGCGGGACCGCGGCCGCGACCGGCGCGATCGAGCAGGCGTGCCGGGTGCTGCGGAAAGCGCTCCACGGCTGGGAAACCGACACAGAAGGAGAAGAACCATGACCGAACAGAAGCCGACCGCCGTCCTGGTGCACGGTGCGTTCGCGGAATCCGCGAGCTGGCACGGTGTCGTCGAACGACTGCTGGCAAGACAGGTGGACGTCGTCGCGGCGGCGAACCCGCTGCGCGGCCTCACGAGCGACGCCGCGTACGTCCGTGACGTCGTCGCCGGCATCGGCGGACCGGTCGTGCTGGCCGGACATTCCTACGGCGGCATGGTGATCACCGAGGCGGCGGCCGGCAACCCGGCCGTGACCGGGCTCGTCTACGTGTGCGCGTTCGCCCCCGAGCGCGGGGAGAGCGCGCTGCAGCTGTCGGCGAAGTTCCCGGGCAGCACACTCGGCGAAACGCTGACCGCCTACCCGGTCGCCACCGGAGGCACCGAGTTCGCGATCCGGCCGGACGCCTTCCACCACCAGTTCGCCGCCGACGTCCCGGCCGCCGAGGCGGCGGTGATGGCCGCGACCCAGCGCCCGGTCACCGAGGCGGCGCTCACCGAGGGCCTCCCGGCGGAAACCCCGGCGTGGCGGTCGGTCCCGTCCTGGTTCGTGTTCGGCGACCAGGACCGCAACATCCCCGTCGCCCTGCACCGGTACCTGGCGGAACGCGCCGGCGCCAAGGGCGTCCGGGAGGTGGCGGGCGGGTCGCACGCCCTCAGCGTGTCGGACCCGGCCGCGGTCACGGCCGCGATCCTCGACGCCGTCGGCCGCCCGGCCGCGTAAGGAACTCCGTGAACGGCACATCGAGTCCCTCAATGTGCCGTTCACGGCTCCGGATTTCGCGCCGGGCTGTCACACGCCGCAGGGCTGTCTTGTCTTCACTGGTGCCGGTATCACGACGATGCCCGGCGGACAGGAGGTATGCCGTGACGACCGTGGTGACCCCCATCGCGGAGGCGGAAGCCGGGCACCCGTCGCCGGCCGAACCGAGCCGGTACGGGCGCATGTTCCCCGGCCTCGCCCCGCTGGTCACCGACCCACGGCTGCTGACGCGCGCGGGCGGCCACGGTGGGATCTGCGACGCGGCGGCCACGCCCGGACCGGGCGGCGACGACGACGCGACCGAGGCCGCCGGGTGGCCGTTCTTCGGCCAGCTGATCGCGCACGACACCACCGCCGACCGCTCTTCCCTCACCAGTGACCTGCACCCGGGAGCGCTCCGCAACGCCCGCGCACCGAGGCTCGACCTGGAGATGCTCTACTCCGACGGCCCCATCGGTTCGCCGTTCCTCTACGACACCGGGGATCCCGCGAAGTTCCTGCTCGGCCACCCAGATGGTCGCGACGTACCCCGCAACCAGCAGGGGGTGGCCCTGATCGGCGACCCCCGCAACGACTCTCACCTGGTCGCACTGACCCTGCACACCGCACTGCTGCGGGCACACAACCACATCGTGGACCTGCTACGGGACGACGGCGTGCCGGATGCTTTCGACCGGGCGCGGCAGACCCTCACCTGGCACTACCAGTGGATCGTGGTCCACGACTTCCTGCCCAGGCTCGTCGGGCTGCCCCTGGTCGAGCACGTGCTCGACGAGGGTGGCCGGTGGTTCGCGCCGTCCCCCGGACAGGCCCGCATCCCACTGGAGTTCTCCCACGCGGCCTTCCGATACGGCCACAGCCAGATCCGCCACACCTACCGGCTCGCCCACGGGGGCCCCGAACTGCCGCTCCTCCCGGACTTGGTCGGGTTCCGGCCGGTGCCCGCAAGCCGGTGCCTCGATCTCGCGCTCATCTTCGACCTGCCCGGCCGCCCGCCGGCACAACGGGCGAAACGCATCGACGGCCGCCTTCCCGCGAGCCTCATCGCACTGCCCGAGCAGATCACCGGCACGGTCGACACCGCCGCCCACCGGTCGCTCGCCGTCCGCGACCTCCTCCGCGGCGAGACCACCGGACTGCCCAGCGGCGAATCCGTCGCCCGCCACATCGGCGTGCCGCCGTTAACCGCGGACGAAGGTTCCTGGCCACACGGCACGCCACTGTGGATCTACGTCCTCAACGAAGCCCAGCACCACGGCGGCGGCGACCGCCTCGGCCCGGTCGGCGGCCGCATCGTCGCGGAAGTCCTGATCGGACTGCTGCGCGCCGACCCGGCGAGCTACCTGAGCCGCGAACCCGACTGGCGACCGACCCTGCCCGCCGCGGGACCGGCCTACGGCCTGGCCGACCTGCTCACGCTGGGCCACACGCAGCCGGCAAGCTGATTCGTCGAACAAGGAGGATTTATGCCTGGAAAGCCGCAGTTCGAGGGACTGGTCGCGATCGTGACCGGGGCGAGTTCCGGGATCGGCCGCGCGGTGGCTCTCGATCTCGCCGAAGCGGGGGCTCGGGTGCTGGGTGTCGGGCGGCGCGCCGACCGGCTTGCCGAAAGCGCCGGCCGCCACCCGTCCATCGAGACTGTTGTCGCCGACATCTGCGCCGACGAGGCGCCCCGGAAGATCGTGGAGGCGGCCGTCGACCGCTGGGGACGGCTCGACATCCTGATCAATAACGCGGGTGCGTTCGTCGGGATGCCGCTGGAAGCGGTGAGCGCGCAATCCATCGAGGACATCATCGCCGTCAACGTCACGGCGCCGAGCATGCTCGCGCACGCCGCGCTGCCCCAGCTGATCGAACACCAGGGCGCGATCGTCAACGTCTCGAGCACCTACGGCCACCGTCCCCTCCCTGGCGGGGCTCACTACGGCGCGTCGAAAGCCGCGATCGAGTCACTCACCCGCAGCTGGGCACTGGAACTCGCGCCCCACCGCGTCCGGGTCAACGCCGTCGCGCCCGGCCCGACCGAGTCGGAAGCACTGCTCGCCGCCGGGTTGGGCGAGGAACAGATCACGCAGGTGAAAGCGGGCGAGGCCGGCAGGATTCCACTCGGCCGCCGCGGTGAGCCCGAGGAGATCGCCCACTCGATCCGCCACCTCGCCGATCCGGCGACCACCTGGGTGACCGGTCAGGTTCTCGCGGTCGACGGCGGGCTCGCGCTCACCTGAGGGCCCGGCGGGAGATTCTCGGTATGAAGCACGACGGCCGGAGTCCGCGGCGACGGTCACAAATCCCACCGCTGTCCGGTCTTCGCCGGCGGCGACGACGACGACCGTGAGGAGATTTCAGTGATGGAAGGTTTTCCCGCGCCGGATCAGGGCCTGATTGTGACGCACTTCCTGACCGTGCGCGACGTCGAAGTGTCGCGCGAGTTCTACGCCGGGATCTTCGGCGGGCACGTCGTGCTGGCCGAGAACCCCGCCACCGTGCGCGTCGCCAACACGTGGATCATCATGAACCCCGGCGGCGGCCCCACCCCGGACAAGCCGGACGTGACCCTGACCGCGCCCGAGCCCGGTGACCCGGTGTCGGCGTTCCTCAACGTCCGGGTGGCCGACATCGCGCAGTTCCACGCTCGAGCCCGCGCGAAGGGCGCGGAGTTCCTGACCGAGCCGCAGGACCGCGGGGCCGAGGTGCGGTGCTACCTCCGCGACCCGGACGGCTACCTGATCGAGATCGGCCAGACGACCGGCCTGCTCACCAGGTGACCGCATGCCGGCGGGCGCACACCCGCCGGCAGCCGTCAGTCCACGAAATACGAGTCGTGTTCATCAAGGAACTTGGCGCGTTCGTCCTGCGCGATCTCGCCGATCTTCTCGAAGTACTCCTCGCGCGGCGCGCCAGGCGTGAACAGCAGCAGCATCTCGGCCGGGGAGTCGGCGTCGTTGCGGAAGGCGTGCAGCCCGCCCTGCGGCACGTGGAGGAAGTCGCCGGCCCGGCCCTCGATCCACTTCTCCCCATTGAACAACCGGACCGTGCCGTCAAGGATGTAGAAGGACTCCGAGATCGTCCGGTGGAAATGCGTGCTAGGTCCACCGGCCCGCGGCTTCATCATGACGCGGTACAGGCCGTACTCACCGCGCGTCTGTTCGGTAGTAGCCAGGTAGTGAATGCCGTCACCGGGCGCACCGAGGTCGGGCGGGGTATCGGCCGCGCGGAAGTTCGCGCTGACCTCGCCAGAGCTGCCGAAATAGACCTTGTCCGGGTACGACATGACCACCATCCCTGTCTGTGCTGTCTCTCTCGACAACACAGACAAGGCGATGACGGTCCGTGTGACAGGTCAGCGGGTCGGTTCCTCGTTCCTCGATGTTCATGCGGCCGGTTGCTGATACTGAGCTTCCCCAGTTGTCCGGACACCTTGGCGTTGCCCCGGTATCCCCAGTCGAAGCGCCGACGTGAACAGCCCGGAACAGGGCGCGCCGAACCCAGTAGCTCCAGTGCTCACCACCATCGACCACGATGACCATTCGCGGCGGACGAGGGGTGGTGCTCACCGAGGCGTACGAAAGGCTTCCGTTCGATGTCACCGCCGGATTGAACCACGCGGACAGAGAGGCTGCCCCATCCCAACGCGCTCTGCGAAGTCACTCGTCGCCGGACCATCGCCTGCGGAGCGCATCGAGCTGTTTCTGCGCGATCGGTGTGCTGCCGCCACTTCGCGGCGCTGTTCCGACTTCGGCTCAGCCCGAGCTGCCTCACTGTCAGCTTCCGCCACCTTCCTCGTCTGCCGCACGTGCGCGTCAAAGCGGGCCCGACCTTCGGCGTATCGCTGCCCCCACTCCTCACGCTGCTTGTCGAAGCCTTCCTGCCACTCCTGGGTGTCCGGGTCGAAGCCCTCGGGGTAGATGTAGTTCCCCTCGGTGTCGTACTCGGCGGCCATGCCGTACTGGGCCGGGTCGAACTCGGTGTCCGGCGTGACACCCTCGTTCGCCTGCTTCAGCGACAGCGAGATGCGACGGCGCTCGAGGTCGATGTCGATGACCTTGACCATGACGTCACCGTTGACCTGGACGACCTGCTCCGGGATCTCGACGTGGCGCTCGGCCAGCTCCGAGATGTGGACCAGACCCTCGATGCCCTCTTCGACGCGCACGAACGCACCGAACGGAACCAGCTTCGTGACCTTGCCCGGCACGATCTGGCCGATCGCGTGGGTGCGGGCGAACTGGCGCCACGGGTCTTCCTGGGTCGCCTTCAGCGACAGCGAGACGCGCTCGCGGTCCATGTCGACGTCCAGGACCTCGACCGTGACCTCCTGGCCGACCTCGACGACCTCGGACGGGTGGTCGATGTGCTTCCAGGACAGCTCGGAAACGTGCACCAGGCCGTCGACGCCACCCAGGTCCACGAAGGCACCGAAGTTGACGAACCCGTCGCCGCCGCCGTCGAGGCGCACGCGTCGGTGTTGAGGTCGTACGGCCCGGGATCGTCGCCGTCCCGGTCGCCGGCGCAGCCGGGTACTTCGGCGGCGAAGAAGCCCTCGCCGAGCTGCTGATCACCGAAGTCGAAGCCCATGCCGGTGTCGAGTGCCGGGTCGGGGTCGCCGACGGCCTGTTCGCCGCGACCCTCGCAGCCCGCCGCGCGACCTTCGTCCCACCGGGGAGATCGGCCGGCTTCCTGGCGCCCTTGTCGGTCGCCGCACGTCCGGACCGGACGTGTCGCTGGTTGCCGTCCGGGCCGCGCTTTACCTTGCCGCGCCCGGGAAAACCGAACGAGGTGAACAACTCCATGCCCCGAAACCCCGCCACGGGCCGACACCGCATCACCCGGCGCACCAAGATCGCAACGGTCGGCATCAGCCTCGCCCTCGCGGCAGGCTCCCTGGTCGTCGCGACGACGACCGGCGGCACCGGCACCGCCGGAGCGTCCGAAGTGGGTCTCGGACATCTTCGGGGTGTCCGGGCGGGCCATGCTGGCCGCGTTGGCCGCGTTGGCCGCCGGTGAGAGCGACCCGAAACGCTCGCGCAACTGGCCCGCACCTCGATGCGCCGCAAGATCAGCAGGCTGGAGGAGGCCGTCACCGGCTACTTCACCCGATCACCACGCGTTCCTGCTGTCCACCATGCTGGCCCGCGTGGATGCCGCCACCGCTGACATCGCCCGGGTGGACGCCAGGATCGACGAGCTGATCGCCCCTTTCGCGGCGGCGGTCGAGCGACTCGATGAGATCACCGACGTCGGGCGGACCGCCGCCCAGGTGGCCATCCCCGAGATCGGCCTGGACACGGCGCGCTTCCCGACCCCCGGCCACCTGTGCTCCTGGGCCAAGTTCGCGCCGGGGGTGTCGGAGTCGGCCGGCAAGGACAAAGGCGCCGGTGCCACCGGCCACGGCAACCCCTATCTGGCCCGAGTCCTCGGTGAGGCCGCCGTGGCCGCCGGCAAGACCGACACCTTCCTCGGCGAGCGCTACCGGCGCATCGCCCGCCGCAGCGGCGCCAAGAAAGCCATCATCGCGGTCGGCCGTTCCATCCTCGTGATCATGTGGCACCTGCTGTCCGATCCTGACACCCGGTTCCGCGACCTCGGCACCGATTACTTCGCCCGGCACACCAACACCCAGCGCAAGATCCGCAATCACATCAGCCAGCTCAACGCCCTGGCGCCTGAGCTCCACACGACAGACCCGGCTCCGCTGCGCTACGCCGAGTGCCTTCGGCCTGCCCACTCACCACCGATTTTCGGCTCAGAAGGTGATGACCTGATCGGCCCACGCCGTCCAGCCGGCGAGGTCGTCGAGGGTGGCGCCTTTCACCAGGGCCTCGGTGGCGATGCCGCGGGCATCGAGGCAGGTGCCGCAGCAGCCCACGTCGGCGCCGCGGCGGGCGGCGGACTCGACCATCCGGTCCAGGTGGTAGCGGCCGTCAGGCACCTTCTGCCCCGCCACGGCACAGCCGACCGCGTCGCCGATCAGGAAACGCGCACGGCGCCGTCCTAGCGGCGGGCCAGAACGCCGGCCAGTCGCAGGCCGTTCCAGGAACGCTCGGTGCCGCACGGAGGGTCGTTGAGGATGAACAAGACCCTGCGGCTCACGGCGTTCCCCTGACGCGGAGAGGGCGGGCTATTCGTCCGGGTGTTCCTGCATCTGGAGGAATTGGCCGTGCCAAGTGTGGTACCAGACCGCACCGGTGGTCGCGTTGACCGACAGCATGCCGACGATGTGGTCGCCGTCCAAGGTGTGCAGGGTGTAGTAGCCGGGGAACCGGTCGGGTTCGCCGGCGTGCAGACCGGTCCGGTGCTCGCGCAGCCACAGGTCGGCGATCCGCACTGCCTGGTCGGGCCCGATGGCAGCGGCTCCGGCCTGATCACGGGCCGACATCATGCCGTAGGCGGTGTTCCACATCATGGCCGGGCCGGACTCCAGCTGGACAGTGCCGCTACCGGGATCGATCAGAACTTCGGTCGCACGGCTGCCGTCGGCGGCGAGCAGCTCGGCGTAGTAGCCGTTGCTGAACTGCATGACTTCCCCTACGTGCAGGCCCCGTTGACCAGCGAAGCGCCCGGCCGCCTGGTCAGCGTCGGCCATGTTGCGCACCGGCCCCTCGCCCGCAACGCCACCCATCATCGTCGTGGGACCGGACGGTCCGGAGACGCCGCCCACGACCCACACGAGCGAGGCGATCAACGCGGCCGCCGCAGCAACCAGCACGGCAAGCGGCAGCCAGCGCCCACGGAGCGCGGTCATCGGGACCTCGGTTTGCCGGCAGCGAGGTGTTCCCGCGCCTGGGTATAGGCGTCGATGTCGATCTCGCCGGAGGCAAAGCGGCGGTCGAGAATCTGCTCAGGTGTTTCCTGTGGTGGCCGGCCGCGACCCTGCTCGTGGCCGCCGCCGGGACGCTGCTGCGTGAGGCGAACCACCGCCCACACGACCAGGCCGATCAACACGATCCACAGCACGGGCATCAAGGCCATCCAGGCCCAGCCACCGCCGTTCCAGTACATCATCGTGCCCACCTCCACGGGGTCAGCCACCGCCTCCCATACTGTTCGCGCGGACCGATAGCTGCTGCCAGAGCCTTCGGAAACAGCGACCAGGGCCTTTCGGCCTTGCCGTCGCGCCCGGCCGGCACCGTTGGCCCCGCACATAAACCAGCAAATGTCCGGCGGGCGTGAGTGCCGCTGGCCTTGCTGCCGGTCAGCGGCTTGCTGGCCATGGCCCTCGGAGACTGGCCCCTGGCTGACAGGGGCGATGCCCCGCCGCTCACCGCCGCGCCGTGGGCGGCCCCCGGCTCTGCTGGCGCTCATCGCACCGGCCGTCGGCGGTCTCGTCTTCGGGCTACGAGCACAACGGCGAGGCCGACGCGCCGGTCTCACGCCGGTCATCGTCGCCAGCCTCGCGATCGTGGGCTCGATCGCGCTGAAGGTCCTCGCGTTCGTCATCACCCGGTGACAAGCTGAGCCAGGTGGGTTATCGCACGAATCGAAGTCTTTTGCTTCGACAGGGCGGTCAGCCGACCTGGGCGGAGATCTAGGCGGCATCGGCACCGACGAAACCCAGCAGTGCGGAACCGGCTGTGTGTTGCCAAGGTTGTCCGAGCAGGCGGATCCCGGCGACGGGAGTGACGCCGCGGGTGTGGCGAAGACGACCGTGTTCGTCGCGCACCGCGAGTACGTTGATCCAGCTGTGGTCTTGGTGGAATCCGGTTGCCCGGACGGTCCGGCCCTTCGTCGTCGCGTTCGGAAGCGCGGGTCACCGGGCGGGAGTGTGCTTTTCGAACAGCACGTCCGGGTGCGCAGGGGCGGGCTGGTCGAGCAGGGGGGCCGGGAGGGACCTCAGGTAGCGGTCGAAGAACGCCAGGACGTAGGTGTTGACGATGCGGTGCGCCTTCGCGCCGTCCAGCGGGCCGGTGATCCCGAGTGGGCGCAGCAGCGGGGAGATCAGCTGGGCGTCGCCGAAGTCGGCGTGGTACATGCCCGGGATCCGGATCAGGTAGCCGTCCGCGGGGAGCCGGTCCCAGACGGCGCGCATGGTGTTCAGCGACCGGTCGATGTCGCTCTGCCGCCAGCCTTCCTGCCGCATCGTGTCGCTGTCGCGAGTGAGGAACATGGTGGGCTGGGTCAGCCCGGCCGTGACGACGGGATCGGGCATCCAGGAGTCCATGCTCAGGCAGGCCCGGAACCGCGTGTCGCGCAGGCAGCCCATGCCCGTGATCTCCCCGCCGAGCGAGAGCCCGAACAGGCCGGTGTGCGCCAGGTCGAGGCGGCCGGTCAGCCGGCCCGTCGGATCGGCGCGGTCGACGGCGCTCAACCGGTCGAGGGTGAAACGGGTGTCCTCGGCGATGTGGGGGAGGATCGCGTCGGCGAAGGTGCGGTCGGTCATGCGGGTGTCGAAGTCCGCGACCTGCCCGTCCGGGAAGACGACGGCGGCACTGGAGTACGGGTGGTCGATCCCGGCGACGATGTAGCCGTGCGAAACGAGCTCTTCGACGCCGAGCGTGTCGTACTGGCGGTAGCCGGCGAGCCCCGTGGCCAGCAGCAGCAACGGGAAGGTGCGGGGAGCAGCCGCCACCGGGGCGGCGGGGATCGCGTTGGTCCGGACGTCCTTGAGGTGGCTGAACACGAACGGCGGCAGACCGCCGCGGCGCGCGAGCGCGTCGAGCGCGCCGGCGTCGGGCACGTACGCAGCACGGGGCGCGTGGTCGTCCCGGTCGGCCGGGTACCAGACCTGCACCATCACCTCGCGCCGGTCGGCGGGGTCCGCGGTGAAGATCTCGGGCCGGTCCTGGTCCACCCAGTGGTAGGTGATGGTGCCGATGCCGTAGGGCCCGGTCGGCTCCGGGAAGGTGAAGACGGGGACCAGGACCGGCAGCGCCGTGGACGCGGCCAGCCCGAGCAGCCCGCCGGCGATCGCGGCACTCCTGAGGGTAGGGCGCAGCATCGGCCGTCCCGGGCGAAGCAGCCGGTAAAGCCCGGCCAGGACGAGCACCCCGGCCACGACGTAGGCGGGGACCAGCTGCCAGCGTGGCCCTTCCACCAGTACTTGTGCCGTCGCGACCGGCACCAGCAGCGCGGTCACCACCGGCCGCAACCACCGCGCCCTGCCCCGCAACGGGATCACCGCCGCGGCGAACGCGACCGACTCGACGCTCATCAAGAGTATTTCCAGCGGTCTCACGATTCCCCCCCGCTCCCGGGCCGAGCCGACATCGTGGCGGATCCGGTCACGTTCGCAGCAGAGCCCATGTGCCCCGACAGGGGGTAGGACAGCACCGGCCCGGCGGTGACTTTCGCCTCTCGCCGCAGGGACCGCACCGGCCCGACCGTAAAGCGGGGCAACGAAAAGAGGGAGGTTACCGCCGTGAACACGTCTTCCCGGCACGACCTCGACATCCTGCTGCGGCAACCCCGGGGACGATCGGTGTCGCTCCACCTGCCGACCCGCCGCGCGGGCGACGGCGCCCGACAGGACCCGATCGCGTTCGGCAACCTGACCGCCCGCGCGGAGGCGGAACTGACCGAAGGCGGACTGCGCCGACACGAGGTGCTCGACATCATGCGGCCCGCACACCGGCTCGCGCCGACCCGGAGTTCTGGCGGGACCGCGGTGACGGGCTCGCGGTGTTCCTGCGCCCGAGATGGTGGCGTGCCTTCCGGCTGCCGCTGCCGCTCGGCGAATCGGTCACCGTCGCCGACCGCTTCCACGTCTCCCCCCTGCTCCCCGTGCTCGCCGGCCACGACGAGTTCTTCGTGCTCGCGCTGAGCGAGAACGAAGCGCGGCTCTACAACCGCGACCGGTGGCGGATGCACCCGGTGCTCGTTCCCGGGCTGCCCCAAGGTGTCAAGGACGCGCTGCGGTACGACGAGCCACTGAAGCAGCGCGGCCACCACCTGGGCGTCCGGATCGGCGTGAAGGAACGCACCGTGGTGCATGGGCAAGGGATCGGAGGCGAAGTGCAAAGGAACGCCTCAGCCGGTACCTGCACACCGTGAGCCATGCCGTCGACACGTTCCTGACCAGGCAACACCGCCCGCTCGTGCTGGCCGGCGTGGAGCGCATCCGGGCGGCCTACCGCGAAATCACCCACTGCCGGCACGTCCTCACCGCCGGGATCCCGGGCAGCCCCGACCACGTGCCGCCCGCGGAACTGCACACCCGGGCCTGGGAGCTCGTGGCACCGGTCGCGGCCGGTGCCGAGGCCGAGGCCGTGACCCGCTGCGGGAACACCGCCGGCACCGGGCTGGCGTCCGACGACACCGTCGAGGTGGAGACGGCCGCCAGGGCCGGACGGGTCGAGGTGCTCTTCGTCTCGTCCGAGGCGACCCCGAACGAACAGCCGAGGTGCGAGACGGCAGCGGTGAGCACCCTGCGATCCGGGGGCACCGTCCACGTCGTTCCGGCCGCCGGCGTGCCCGGGCGAGGCCCGCTCGCGGCGCTCTTTCCGGTATCGAGGTTCGCGGCCGTGGCAACGGCAGCAGGCCAGTCCGCTTGGGGGCGCGCGGGCCCACGGCACGATCGCCAACTCGGGTAGGGCCGGCCAGGTGGCGGGTCGGGTGTTCGCTCACGACGACCGCGGGGCAGACGGCGGTGTGCAGGCAGGCGCGGCTGACCGGGCCGACCACGAGTTGGTCGGTGGGTTCGCAGGCGCGCACGAGACTGGCGGCGGGCTCGCCGTGCTCGATGCGGTGCTCGAGCGGGAGCCCGCCGGTGATCCGGTCGAGGTCCGGGCGCAGCCGGGCGCGGACGGCGCAGCCGCCGGAGCTTTTGACGAGCGGATAACCGGCACGAGGGGACCACCACGAGCATCGACGAGGCAGCGGGCCAGTTCCGGACGGAGGCGCAGGGCCACCGAAAACGACTTTCGGCAGCGGCGTGGTGCCGTACGTCCCTCGTCCGAACCGTTCCCCGGGCGACAGACTGGGTTCAGGTATAGAGCAGACAGCGTTACCAGCGATGCGAACTTCCGGACAGCTTTCCCGCCCGCGCCGGCCCTCTCGGCCGAACGCTGCTCGAGTGTTTTCCGACGACGCCGACCTCCGCCGTGCGCCGGAAACCAGCGGACGTCGGCGCCGGGCGGGCGTCCTGCTGCTGACCGCAGGCGCCGCATACTCGTTGTGGCTGCTGGAGTTCGTCCTGCCGACCGGGCTGTCCCCGGTCCGCAGCTTCGTCAGCGAGCACTACCCCGTGTTCCAGCCCTACCAGCACCTGTTCCGGGCCGGGGACCTCGTTGCCGGAGCCGGTTTCGTCGCCACGGCCTGGCTCTTGCGGCGCGTCCTGCCGCCGAACCGGCCAGCAGCCGCGGTGCGCTGGTCCCTCGTCGTGTTCGGCATCGCCACCGTGGCCGACGCGATGTTCGTGCCGGACTGCGTCTCCACCGTAGACCCGGTGTGCGCACGCCTCGAGGTCACCGGGCAGGTCTCGTGGCACCACCTGGT
This genomic window from Amycolatopsis mongoliensis contains:
- a CDS encoding alpha/beta fold hydrolase → MTEQKPTAVLVHGAFAESASWHGVVERLLARQVDVVAAANPLRGLTSDAAYVRDVVAGIGGPVVLAGHSYGGMVITEAAAGNPAVTGLVYVCAFAPERGESALQLSAKFPGSTLGETLTAYPVATGGTEFAIRPDAFHHQFAADVPAAEAAVMAATQRPVTEAALTEGLPAETPAWRSVPSWFVFGDQDRNIPVALHRYLAERAGAKGVREVAGGSHALSVSDPAAVTAAILDAVGRPAA
- a CDS encoding peroxidase family protein, which produces MTTVVTPIAEAEAGHPSPAEPSRYGRMFPGLAPLVTDPRLLTRAGGHGGICDAAATPGPGGDDDATEAAGWPFFGQLIAHDTTADRSSLTSDLHPGALRNARAPRLDLEMLYSDGPIGSPFLYDTGDPAKFLLGHPDGRDVPRNQQGVALIGDPRNDSHLVALTLHTALLRAHNHIVDLLRDDGVPDAFDRARQTLTWHYQWIVVHDFLPRLVGLPLVEHVLDEGGRWFAPSPGQARIPLEFSHAAFRYGHSQIRHTYRLAHGGPELPLLPDLVGFRPVPASRCLDLALIFDLPGRPPAQRAKRIDGRLPASLIALPEQITGTVDTAAHRSLAVRDLLRGETTGLPSGESVARHIGVPPLTADEGSWPHGTPLWIYVLNEAQHHGGGDRLGPVGGRIVAEVLIGLLRADPASYLSREPDWRPTLPAAGPAYGLADLLTLGHTQPAS
- a CDS encoding SDR family NAD(P)-dependent oxidoreductase, which codes for MPGKPQFEGLVAIVTGASSGIGRAVALDLAEAGARVLGVGRRADRLAESAGRHPSIETVVADICADEAPRKIVEAAVDRWGRLDILINNAGAFVGMPLEAVSAQSIEDIIAVNVTAPSMLAHAALPQLIEHQGAIVNVSSTYGHRPLPGGAHYGASKAAIESLTRSWALELAPHRVRVNAVAPGPTESEALLAAGLGEEQITQVKAGEAGRIPLGRRGEPEEIAHSIRHLADPATTWVTGQVLAVDGGLALT
- a CDS encoding VOC family protein, which translates into the protein MEGFPAPDQGLIVTHFLTVRDVEVSREFYAGIFGGHVVLAENPATVRVANTWIIMNPGGGPTPDKPDVTLTAPEPGDPVSAFLNVRVADIAQFHARARAKGAEFLTEPQDRGAEVRCYLRDPDGYLIEIGQTTGLLTR
- a CDS encoding cupin domain-containing protein — protein: MSYPDKVYFGSSGEVSANFRAADTPPDLGAPGDGIHYLATTEQTRGEYGLYRVMMKPRAGGPSTHFHRTISESFYILDGTVRLFNGEKWIEGRAGDFLHVPQGGLHAFRNDADSPAEMLLLFTPGAPREEYFEKIGEIAQDERAKFLDEHDSYFVD
- a CDS encoding DsrE/DsrF/TusD sulfur relay family protein; this encodes MRHRAFLERPATGRRSGPPLGRRRARFLIGDAVGCAVAGQKVPDGRYHLDRMVESAARRGADVGCCGTCLDARGIATEALVKGATLDDLAGWTAWADQVITF
- a CDS encoding SHOCT domain-containing protein, with product MMYWNGGGWAWMALMPVLWIVLIGLVVWAVVRLTQQRPGGGHEQGRGRPPQETPEQILDRRFASGEIDIDAYTQAREHLAAGKPRSR
- a CDS encoding alpha/beta hydrolase family protein, with translation MSVESVAFAAAVIPLRGRARWLRPVVTALLVPVATAQVLVEGPRWQLVPAYVVAGVLVLAGLYRLLRPGRPMLRPTLRSAAIAGGLLGLAASTALPVLVPVFTFPEPTGPYGIGTITYHWVDQDRPEIFTADPADRREVMVQVWYPADRDDHAPRAAYVPDAGALDALARRGGLPPFVFSHLKDVRTNAIPAAPVAAAPRTFPLLLLATGLAGYRQYDTLGVEELVSHGYIVAGIDHPYSSAAVVFPDGQVADFDTRMTDRTFADAILPHIAEDTRFTLDRLSAVDRADPTGRLTGRLDLAHTGLFGLSLGGEITGMGCLRDTRFRACLSMDSWMPDPVVTAGLTQPTMFLTRDSDTMRQEGWRQSDIDRSLNTMRAVWDRLPADGYLIRIPGMYHADFGDAQLISPLLRPLGITGPLDGAKAHRIVNTYVLAFFDRYLRSLPAPLLDQPAPAHPDVLFEKHTPAR